From the genome of Gracilinanus agilis isolate LMUSP501 chromosome 2, AgileGrace, whole genome shotgun sequence, one region includes:
- the B4GALT7 gene encoding beta-1,4-galactosyltransferase 7: MFSSRRKATQLPWGDSRSFLPRKYSVFQLFFACLFLAFLSLLWLQLSCSGDMNQAGQGQELISSPKACPMEPPVSPEEDASWGPHRLAVLVPFRERFEELLVFVPHMHHFLNKKKIRHHIYVLNQVDHFRFNRASLINVGFLESGNSTDYLAMHDVDLLPLNEELDYSFPEAGPFHVASPELHPLYHYKTYVGGILLLTKQHYQLCNGMSNRFWGWGREDDEFYRRIKGAGLQLFRPSGIKTGYKTFRHLHDPAWRKRDQKRIAAQKQEQFKLDREGGLNSVRYHLDSRTLVSVAGAPCTVLNIALDCDAADTPWCTFD, from the exons GTCTTTCCTGCCCCGAAAGTACAGCGTGTTCCAGCTATTCTTTGCATGCTTGTTCCTGGCCTTCCTCTCCTTGCTCTGGCTGCAGCTCAGCTGCTCTGGTGACATGAATCAGGCAGGGCAGGGGCAGGAGCTCATCAGCTCTCCAAAGGCCTGCCCCATGGAGCCTCCAGTCTCTCCAGAGGAGGATGCTTCTTGGGGGCCCCACCGCCTCGCAGTGCTGGTGCCATTTCGTGAGCGTTTCGAGGAGCTTCTTGTCTTTGTGCCCCATATGCACCACTTCCTAAACAAGAAGAAGATCCGGCATCACATCTATGTGCTCAACCAAGTGGATCACTTCAG GTTTAACAGGGCCTCGCTGATCAATGTGGGCTTCCTGGAGAGCGGTAACAGCACTGACTACTTAGCCATGCATGATGTGGACCTGCTGCCCCTCAATGAGGAGCTCGACTACAGCTTTCCTGAGGCAGGACCTTTCCATGTCGCCTCCCCAGAGCTACATCCCCTCTACCACTACAAGACCTACGTGGGCGGCATTCTGCTTCTCACCAAGCAGCATTATCAGTTG TGCAACGGGATGTCCAATCGCTTCTGGGGCTGGGGCCGGGAAGATGACGAGTTTTACCGGCGAATTAAAGGAGCTGGTCTCCAG CTTTTCCGTCCCTCAGGAATCAAAACTGGGTATAAAACATTTCGCCACCTACATGACCCTGCTTGGCGGAAGAGAGATCAGAAACGCATTGCAGCTCAGAAGCAG GAACAGTTCAAGCTAGACCGGGAAGGGGGGCTGAATAGTGTGCGTTACCATCTTGATTCTCGTACCCTGGTGTCAGTAGCTGGAGCACCCTGCACAGTCCTCAACATTGCTCTAGACTGTGATGCAGCTGATACACCCTGGTGTACATTCGACTGA